DNA sequence from the Colletotrichum higginsianum IMI 349063 chromosome 10, whole genome shotgun sequence genome:
AATGCAACTTCAAACACCAGAGTCCGACACGACAGCCTTGTTGGAGTGGCTCGCTCACCATATGTGCTTGgcctttccttccttcctcaGAGTTGTGACATGTCTTGTTTTTATCGTACCGTTTTCCAGCCTGCCCCCGTACTTACTGCCTCCCTTGCCCTCGTCCATCGCGGATTCGCGTTGCTCAAACTCTGCTGCCCGCACCGCAGGACGGGCTTTGGGAAGCTGCATCTGCACACCCGAAGAGATGCGGGAAGAAAGAAGTTGGAAAGGCGCAACTTTAAGCAGTTGCGCGAGTCGATCTGCTGGCACGCGAGGTGCCACGCTTTCCAAGGTTCACGTGCTGGATATGGCACCATCGGCCAACAACACTCCAGGCACTGCGGATGGGCAACCTGCCACGGCACGGCCCAGTCTTCAATCGTGCAATGTGTCGTGTTCCAGCCTCGCCTAAAGCATGGAGTCCAAACCCCACAAGTGTCTTGCAATCGCGCTCTCGTGCGTCTCCGATATCGTCTCCTCCCCGTTCCTCCCGAGTTGGGGTTTACCTCCGTCCTCCGATCGGATAGGTATGGTCCAACGAAAGGGGTCGCCGGCCCTCCTCGTTGCCATCGCGTCGCATCGACTCAATGCCGCTCATCACTCACCGTCAACTACCCCACCCCCTTATTCATCCTGCCCATCCTgtccacccatccatccatccgtcacAAGCCGAACGACGTCGCCGGAGTCAGGGCCCCTTGACTTCGACCGTCTTCCAGAACTCTTCCGCACATGCACACACGAAGTTGAGAAAGTGGCGGGGCCGTTTCTTCCCTTTCTTCATCTGATATGCCACCGACGGAATCGTTGTGTAGACGTCTCCCCCCTCAAAGGAAGGGGATCGCTGCGTATATTTGGTCATCGACCACCCTTCATTTTCTTTTGGCTCACAATTTTGCACTGCCCAGAAATCACGCCCAGTGTCTCAAACAACATGCTTTATTTCTCCTTTGCGCCTTCCATAGGCACAAAGTACACGTGCtaacacccccccccccccccccccccccccccccccccccctcccccccggcaAACTTGGAGAGGAGGATAGGGTTGGGACATTGCGGGCCCCCAGATGTTCTAAGCACATGTACTATTCTTGTCTCCTCTGTTTGTCCCATGCAATTTACTCtcctctcgccctcctcttctGGCATACTATACAGACGTCACATggttccttttcttcttgttgttcCCATTCGGTCCCATGTGATACGCGCCTCGATGTTGATAGTAAACAGACGAAAACAAACAAATGGATATTCCCCCAAGCGCCAGCCTCCCCGAAAAGCTTGGTTCTTCCATGACCTTGACGAAGTTGAAATTCCTCCATCTCAAGACATGTAGTACTTGGGACCCTCGCCACCTTGGGGCACCTGCCAGTTGATATCCTGGTGCGGCGCCTTGATGTCGCACGTTTTGCAATGGATGCAGCTGGAAAGCACGAGTCAGTCAAAAGCCGTTCACCGCCAGTCCTCCGGGCCAGAGGATGGGAAAGGCAAGGGGGCAAGTAAAGGATAATGAAGGTTTGCGACTCACTTTTGCGCGTTGATCTGGAACCGCACACCGAGCTCCTTGGTGTCGTCCTCGACATACTCGTACACGCCCGCCGGGCAAAATCGgttctcgacgcccttgaACTTGGGCCACGTTTCGGCCGCGTGCTTCTCCCAGTCCTTGACCTGCAGGTGCACCGGCTGGTCCTCCTCGTGGTTCGTGCCCGTGCGGCTGACGCTCGTGAGGATGTCGAACGAGATCTTGCCGTCCGGCTTTTCGTACTCGATCTTGGGGTACTTGTCGGCTGATTTCGTGGCCGCGTGGTCTGGAGTCTTGTGCTTCAGCGTCCACGGGACGCGGCCCTTGAGAACGTACGCCTCGAGCCCGGAGTAGGCAATGCCGCCGTACAGGCCCAGCGGCGTGTGGAAGGAAGGGCGGAAGTTGCGCACCTCCTTCAGCTCCTTCCAGATGGGCGACTCGCGGAGCTTGTCCTCGTAGTCGTACAGGAACACGGTGCCCcgctcctcgccctcgccgacggtcTCCGATGACAGCGCGGTGaaggcggcctcggcggcgagcatgCCCGACTTCATGGCGTTGTGGGTGCCCTTGATCTTGGGCAGGTTCACGAAGCCGGCCGAGTCACCGATGAGGGCACCACCAGGAAACGCGCATTTCGGTATCGACTGGAATCCTCCCTCGATAAGAGCGCGCGCGCCGTACGTCAGGCACTTGCCGCCCTCGATGACCTCCTTGTACATCGGATGGTGTTTCATCTTCTGGAACTCGCCGTAAGGTGAGACCCAGGGGTTCTCATagtcgagggcgacgactAAGCCGATGCTGACGAGGTTGTCGCCGAAGTGGTACatccagccgccgccgtagaGATCTTTGGAGAGTGGGTAGCCCATCGAATG
Encoded proteins:
- a CDS encoding electron transfer flavoprotein-ubiquinone oxidoreductase, translated to MSSSASPLARNLQRSTRNLSTCRFGPTRPAKAGLSTVSRANITTTARAAASRLPSTRRDAPAVTAFRPLGARTFTTSRTERSDEDEKFDPATIERESDEVDVVIVGGGPAGLSAAIRLKQLANEAGNEEFRVLLLEKAGEMGAHILSGAVIQPTAIDELIPDWLSEDNPDRFEYATPAGGDRMRFLTKTSSIPLPTPPQMHNEGNYIVSLNQFTKWLGDRAEELGVEVYPGFAASEVLYNEVDGSVKGVATNDLGVGRDGKPKETFERGMAFHARCTLFAEGCHGSLSKQVIKKFDLRRDSQHQTYALGIKEVWEVQPEKFQKGSITHSMGYPLSKDLYGGGWMYHFGDNLVSIGLVVALDYENPWVSPYGEFQKMKHHPMYKEVIEGGKCLTYGARALIEGGFQSIPKCAFPGGALIGDSAGFVNLPKIKGTHNAMKSGMLAAEAAFTALSSETVGEGEERGTVFLYDYEDKLRESPIWKELKEVRNFRPSFHTPLGLYGGIAYSGLEAYVLKGRVPWTLKHKTPDHAATKSADKYPKIEYEKPDGKISFDILTSVSRTGTNHEEDQPVHLQVKDWEKHAAETWPKFKGVENRFCPAGVYEYVEDDTKELGVRFQINAQNCIHCKTCDIKAPHQDINWQVPQGGEGPKYYMS